In the genome of Streptomyces sp. P3, the window GCCGCCGTCCGTGACGACACCGGACGCACGTATGTCGCGGGGACGGTGGACCTGCCGTCGCTGCGGCTGAGCGCGCTGCGGACGGCGGTGGCGATGGCCGTGGCGTCCGGCGCGCGGTCGCTGGAGGCGGCGGCCGTGGTGACGTCGTCGGAGGAGGCCGCCGGGGACGATCTCGCCGCCGTGCGGGATCTCGGCGGGCCGGGGACGCCGGTGCTGCTGGCTTCGCCGGACGGAACGGTTCGGCGCACCGTCTCCGCCGGCTGACGGCGCGGAGGGCCACACCCCGCAGCCGGGGGCATCCCGGGGTTTCCCGGTGCCGCCGGTGTCCTCCCGGGCCTCCTGTTCCCCCGGTGCCCCTCCGCGGGGCTCCACCTCCCCCCGGTCTTCGCCCCTCAGTCTTCGGACCTCCGGTTCCCCGGACCCTTGGTGCTCCCGGGGCTCCGGTTCGCCGACGTTCTGCGTGGCGTCCGGCCCGTGCGCCGGACGCCGAAGGCGCCGATTCAACTCGGCCGGATTTCGGCCTTGCCGTGCCCCGTCCCTCCCGGGTCAATAAGACCGTAAGTTTCCGACGGACCGTCAGATTCACCCCCCACCGGCACCGGTGTCCGCACCCACCGTCCCGTTTCGGCCGTCCGTCTCCCCACATCCGGGAAGGAGCCGGAAACCCCATGAGAGGCAAGCGAATCGGATCAGGTGCGGCCATGCTGGCCGGGACCCTCGCGGTCACCGGACTGGCGTTCGCGCCCTCTGCCGCCGCCGTCAGCCCGGCGACGGCCACGTTCACCGCGAGCTGCGGTCTCTTCGGCGGTGGGGCGGCCACCCTCACGGCCACCCAGAGCGGCAGCGCCGCCACCCTCACCCTCACCTCGAGCGCGATCACCGCGCCCATCCCGATCAGCGCCAACAGCATCAACTCCACGCTCACGATGGCGAACTCGACCGGAGCCGCGAGGGTCTTCTCCGGCGCGGTGAACCCCGCCATGGCGACCGGCGCGCCGATCACGGTCGGACCGCTCAACGGGACCGTGGCCTCGGGAGACAGTCTCGACATCAACGGCGGCTCGCTGAAGATGGTCATCTTCGGGATCACCGTCACCTGCAAGGCGACCGGCCCGCAGGCGCCGGGGCCGTTCGTTTACGACTGATAGCGGTCGGAAACCGTCCGGGCGGGCCGTCGGTTCTCCTGCTGCAGCAGGAAGCTGACGGTCCATCAGTTCGTTGGCGCGTTTCCATTGACTTCTTGCGCGTTCCGCATCTCAATGCCCCCTGTCGGCGCAGAAGAGCCGCTGCGCCCGCACCCTGGAGGAGGGGGCACCAATGGGTTCGACACCCCGTAGTTCCCGAAGACGGCACTGGGCGTCACTGCTCGGGGCCACCGCGCTCGCGGTCACCGCGGGCGGGGCGCTGGCGTGTCCGGCCGGCGCCGCGACCGACGTCAGCTTCCCGACACACTGTGTTCCGCCGCCCATCGCCGGCATCCCGCCGATCGACGGCACCACCACCGCGAGGCTCGCGGTGAACGACACCACGCCCGAGGTCGGCGACACCGTCACCGTGACGTACACGGTGGTCTCGCCCGCCGCGAGCAACCCCACCGACCTGGCCCTGCCGGCCGACATCATGACGCCGACGGGCAAGGTCACCCTCGGTGGCGCGCAGACCGGCAGCATTACCCTGACGGGCCCGAAGAAGAACGACCCGGTGCCCGGCAAGGGCGTCTTCCCGTCGTTCTCCATGACCGGCACGTTCACGGTCACCAGCCCCGGCGCGATCACCCTCTCGCCCGGCGACTACAACATCCACACCAGCTACATCCTCGAGCTGGACACCCCCTGCACGGTGACCAACCCGCCCGCCCCGGTGTCGGAGACGGTCACCGCGGCGGACAACCCGCCGGCCAACACCCGAGCCATCCAGCTGGGTTCGGCCTCCGGAAGCCCGGGGGCGAGCGTCGCGGTCACGGGCAGCGGTTTCACGCCGGGCGCGTCGGTCACCCTGGCCGGCCGGTCCGGATCCGCGCAGACCGCGGACACCGCGACCGTGACCGCGAACGGGCAGGGGAACATCTCCGGCTCGCTCGTCGTCAGCGACCTCACCACCAACGGCGTGGTGGCGTACGAGGGGAGCGCCTGGAGCGCCGACCTCGGCGCCGGACC includes:
- a CDS encoding cytidine deaminase; translated protein: MTDSTALDPEDRKIVTLARSARARNGVPEGAAVRDDTGRTYVAGTVDLPSLRLSALRTAVAMAVASGARSLEAAAVVTSSEEAAGDDLAAVRDLGGPGTPVLLASPDGTVRRTVSAG
- a CDS encoding beta-xylosidase, coding for MGSTPRSSRRRHWASLLGATALAVTAGGALACPAGAATDVSFPTHCVPPPIAGIPPIDGTTTARLAVNDTTPEVGDTVTVTYTVVSPAASNPTDLALPADIMTPTGKVTLGGAQTGSITLTGPKKNDPVPGKGVFPSFSMTGTFTVTSPGAITLSPGDYNIHTSYILELDTPCTVTNPPAPVSETVTAADNPPANTRAIQLGSASGSPGASVAVTGSGFTPGASVTLAGRSGSAQTADTATVTANGQGNISGSLVVSDLTTNGVVAYEGSAWSADLGAGPVAYVVIDDQPVPDGSQKVTTTVRAGTLSMSQAGDAVQLSRVEFGQGGASTGALQTVTVKDFRGGPAGWSLTGKVTDFSGSGAKIDAGKLSWTPACTTKAGSPSTCQAGSAGTVGASGATLASTPDGTATGGEFTANAQLSLDVPSFTPPGTYAGVLTLTLS